In Burkholderiales bacterium, a single genomic region encodes these proteins:
- a CDS encoding tripartite tricarboxylate transporter substrate binding protein: MRALVFVLAFCASQASAQGYPSKPLRFIAGFPAGGPSDIVTRALAKRMSELLGQPVVVENRAGAGGHIAVEAMVKAPADGYTILLAGSFVTIGPSLNPKLPYDPVRDIAPIGLIARNQYLLVVHPAVPARNVKELIALARSRPGQLNYGSSGVGAPPHLATELFKTLAKINAVHVPYQGATPAIAALIGGHVDFYVGGISGLIPQVRSNRLRALGVTGARRSSELPEVPTIAEAALPGYDISTWFGVVAPAETPKEIVSRLNATLTKIVGEKDMQSYLAAQGLEPAASTPDELGRMIRSEIPKFAQIVKAAGIKGE, from the coding sequence ATGCGCGCGCTCGTCTTCGTCCTCGCTTTCTGCGCCTCGCAGGCTTCCGCGCAAGGCTATCCTTCGAAACCGCTGCGCTTCATCGCCGGGTTTCCCGCGGGCGGACCGAGCGACATCGTGACGCGCGCGCTCGCCAAGCGCATGTCGGAGCTGCTGGGCCAGCCGGTCGTCGTCGAGAACCGCGCGGGCGCGGGCGGGCACATCGCCGTCGAAGCGATGGTGAAAGCGCCTGCCGACGGCTACACCATCCTGCTCGCAGGCAGCTTCGTCACCATCGGGCCGAGCCTCAATCCGAAGCTGCCGTACGATCCGGTGCGCGACATCGCGCCGATCGGGCTCATCGCACGCAATCAGTACCTGCTCGTGGTGCATCCGGCAGTCCCCGCCAGGAACGTGAAAGAGCTGATCGCGCTCGCGAGGAGCCGGCCGGGGCAGCTCAACTACGGCTCCTCCGGCGTCGGCGCGCCGCCGCACCTCGCGACCGAGCTCTTCAAGACCCTGGCGAAGATCAACGCGGTGCACGTGCCGTATCAGGGGGCGACGCCGGCCATCGCGGCGCTGATCGGCGGGCACGTCGACTTCTACGTCGGCGGCATCTCGGGACTGATTCCGCAGGTGCGCAGCAACCGGCTGCGCGCACTGGGCGTCACCGGCGCCCGGCGGTCGAGCGAGCTGCCCGAGGTACCCACCATTGCCGAAGCCGCGCTGCCGGGTTACGACATCTCCACGTGGTTCGGCGTCGTCGCGCCGGCGGAGACGCCGAAGGAGATCGTGTCGCGGCTCAACGCGACCTTGACCAAGATCGTCGGCGAGAAGGACATGCAGTCCTATCTCGCCGCGCAGGGCCTCGAGCCCGCGGCGAGCACGCCCGACG